The following proteins are encoded in a genomic region of Cercospora beticola chromosome 8, complete sequence:
- a CDS encoding uncharacterized protein (SMCOG1005:Drug resistance transporter, EmrB/QacA~antiSMASH:Cluster_8) yields the protein MIAPALESISTEFGVEEAVRSQLMLSVFVLAYAFGPLLFAPLSELYGRRIVLQLGNIFSFAFNLGCGFAQNSNQMIVCHFLAGVGGSVPVSVGGGTVSDIWHPHQRGQAVAIYSFMPLFGPAVGPIAGAFIAEHTTWRWCFWSTSAACALIQGIAWFFLQETYAPEILRQKKLVAIRNTGDLSLRTGLERRTPIFEYFQTAMTMPIRIFVTQPIIQVLTVYLAYVYGIAYLLLASFPTLWTSPQYYSESNGIAGLNYISIAAGLLVASLVAAPLNDVIFSRLTARNKGVSIPEFRVPLMIPGSIMVPLGLLWYGWTAETRMHWVLPNIGVAIFASGTVIISQCIQTYIIDGFAIYAASALATSTCLRSLCGFGFPLFAPYLESAIGYGWSSTILGILAIVVGFPAPLLLWRFGPTLRTKRPSTVAA from the exons ATGATCGCTCCTGCCTTGGAGTCCATTTCGACGGAGTTTGGCGTAGAGGAAGCCGTCAGAAGCCAATTGATGCTCAGTGTTTTTGTCCTAGCATATGCATTCGGACCTCTACTATTTGCGCCGCTCAGCGAGCTATATGGACGACGAATCGTGCTACAGCTTGGCaatatcttctccttcgctttcAATCTGGGATGTGGCTTCGCTCAGAATTCCAATCAGAT GATTGTTTGCCATTTCCTCGCTGGTGTTGGTGGTAGCGTGCCAGTGAGTGTCGGTGGTGGCACAGTCAGTGATATATGGCATCCTCACCAGAGAGGTCAAGCAGTTGCAATATACTCCTTCATGCCACTGTTTGGACCTGCTGTCG GTCCAATTGCTGGGGCATTCATAGCCGAGCATACCACGTGGCGATGGTGCTTCTGGAGCACATCAGCGGCATGCGCCCTCATTCAAGGCATTGCATGGTTCTTTCTCCAAGAGACATACGCACCTGAGATTTTACGTCAGAAGAAACTTGTCGCGATCCGCAACACAGGAGACCTGAGCCTTCGTACTGGTCTCGAACGCAGAACCCCGATCTTTGAGTACTTCCAAACAGCGATGACAATGCCGATACGAATTTTCGTCACCCAACCGATAATACAAGTCCTCACGGTATATCTTGCATACGTTTATGGCATAGCCTACTTGCTGCTTGCCTCCTTTCCGACGCTGTGGACATCACCACAGTATTACAGCGAGTCAAACGGTATCGCAGGATTGAACTATATCTCGATTGCAGCTGGTCTCCTTGTTGCCAGCCTGGTCGCTGCGCCGCTCAATGATGTGATCTTCAGTCGATTGACTGCACGCAACAAAGGCGTCTCAATTCCCGAATTCCGGGTCCCTCTCATGATACCTGGGAGTATTATGGTTCCCCTTGGGCTCTTGTG GTACGGCTGGACTGCGGAAACCCGCATGCACTGGGTCCTGCCCAATATAGGAGTCGCAATTTTCGCATCAGGAACAGTCATTATCTCCCAATGTATCCAGACGTACATTATCGATGGCTTCGCCATCTACGCGGCATCGGCTTTAGCCACATCCACTTGTCTGCGATCGCTTTGCGGATTTGGATTTCCTCTATTCGCGCCATACTTGGAATCTGCCATTGGTTATGGGTGGAGCTCGACAATACTTGGGATTCTTGCTATAGTGGTCGGCTTCCCAGCACCACTACTCTTGTGGAGATTTGGTCCAACTCTACGTACGAAAAGACCGTCAACTGTTGCCGCTTAA